One window from the genome of Cricetulus griseus strain 17A/GY chromosome 2, alternate assembly CriGri-PICRH-1.0, whole genome shotgun sequence encodes:
- the Apbb3 gene encoding amyloid-beta A4 precursor protein-binding family B member 3 isoform X4: MLGKDYMLAIILVNCDDDLWGDQNLEGETGLPPGWRKIRDAAGTYYWHVPSGSTQWQRPTWELGGAEDPGTGTEGIWELRPPKGRSFSSLDSSLNRSNSLTWYGDDSYVRSLEPGAKCFAVRSLGWVEVPEEDLAPGKSSIAVNNCIQQLAQTRNQSQPHDGAWGEGQNMLMILKKDAMSLVNPLDHSLIHCQPLVHIRVWGVGSSKGRDRDFAFVAGDKDSCMLKCHVFRCDVPAKAIASALQGLCAQILSERTGVSGEAACCSPDPISPEDFPRQVELLDAVRQAAQKYEALYMGILPVNKAMGMDVLNEAIGTLTARGDQKTWVPAMLSVSDSLMTAHPIQAEASAEEEPLWQCPVRLVTFIGVGRDPHTFGLIADLGCQTFQCAAFWCQPHAGGLSEAVQAACMVQYQKCLVASAARGFLLRLGGETTKSEKQKIPGATRELWELR, translated from the exons ATGTTGGGCAAGGATTATATGCTGGCCATCATTCTGGTCAACTGTGATG ATGACTTGTGGGGGGACCAAAATCTGGAGGGGGAGACAGGATTACCTCCTGGCTGGAGAAAGATCCGTGATGCTGCAGGCACTTATTATTGGCATGTACCCAGCGGTAGCACTCAGTGGCAGCGCCCAACCTGGGAACTAGGAGGTGCAGAGGATCCTGGAACG GGGACGGAAGGGATTTGGGAACTGCGACCTCCCAAGGGGAGATCCTTCTCCAGCCTGGACAGTTCATTGAACCGGAG TAACTCTCTAACATGGTATGGAGATGATTCCTATGTCCGGAGCCTGGAGCCAGGAGCTAAG TGCTTTGCAGTCCGCTCTCTGGGCTGGGTGGAAGTACCTGAGGAGGACCTGGCACCAGGGAAGAGCAGTATTGCTGTCAATAACTGTATCCAGCAGCTGGCCCAGACTCGCAACCAGAGCCAGCCCCATGATGGTGCTTGGGGTGAG GGCCAGAACATGTTGATGATCCTTAAGAAAGATGCTATGAGCCTGGTGAATCCCCTGGACCACAGTCTGATCCATTGTCAACCTCTGGTTCACATCCGTGTCTGGGGTGTGGGCAGCTCCAAGGGCCG TGACAG GGACTTTGCCTTTGTTGCGGGTGACAAAGACAGCTGTATGCTCAAGTGCCATGTGTTTCGCTGTGATGTACCTGCAAAGGCCATTGCAAGTGCCCTACAGGGGCTCTGTGCACAG ATCTTGTCTGAGAGGACAGGAGTCAGTGGAGAAGCTGCTTGCTGTTCCCCAGATCCTATTTCCCCTGAAGACTTCCCGAGGCAAG TGGAGTTGCTGGATGCAGTGAGACAGGCTGCTCAGAAGTATGAGGCACTGTACATGGGAATCCTGCCAGTCAACAAAGCCATGG GTATGGATGTGCTGAATGAGGCCATTGGTACCCTCACTGCCCGGGGGGACCAGAAAACCTGGGTCCCTGCTATGCTCAGTGTGTCTGACTCTCTGATGACTGCACATCCCATTCAG GCAGAGGCTAGTGCAGAGGAAGAGCCACTGTGGCAGTGCCCTGTGCGCCTTGTAACCTTTATTGGTGTTGGCCGTGATCCACATACCTTTGGCCTCATCGCTGACCTTGGTTGTCAGACCTTCCAGTGTGCAGCCTTCTGGTGCCAGCCTCATGCTGGTGGACTCTCTGAAGCTGTGCAAGCTGCCTGTATG GTTCAGTACCAGAAGTGTCTGGTGGCCTCAGCAGCTCGGG GATTCCTTCTGAGACTTGGAGGAGAAACGACCaaatcagagaagcagaagaTACCAGGAGCTACCAGAGAGTTGTGGGAGCTCAGATGA
- the LOC113830746 gene encoding SLC35A4 upstream open reading frame protein: MEVAFDLGRRGCACATSPAGKMADDKDSLPKLKDLTFLKNQLERLQQRVEDEVNSGVGQDASLLSSPFIKGFLAGYVVAKLRASAVLGFAVGTCTGIYAAQAYAIPNVEKTLKNYFRSLRKGPD, encoded by the exons ATGGAAGTAGCCTTTGACCTAGGGAGGCGGGGCTGCGCATGCGCAACAAGTCCGGCGGGGAAGATGGCGGATGACAAG GATTCTCTGCCCAAGCTTAAGGACCTGACATTTCTCAAGAACCAGCTGGAGCGCCTACAGCAGCGTGTGGAGGATGAAGTCAACAGTGGTGTAGGGCAG GATGCCTCACTCTTGTCTTCTCCATTCATCAAGGGATTCCTGGCAGGCTATGTGGTGGCCAAACTGAGGGCATCAGCAGTATTGGGCTTTGCAGTGGGCACTTGCACTGGCATCTATGCAGCTCAGGCGTATGCTATACCCAATGTGGAGAAGACACTGAAGAACTACTTTAGGTCACTACGAAAGGGACCTGACTAG
- the Slc35a4 gene encoding probable UDP-sugar transporter protein SLC35A4, which produces MSVEDGGMPGLARPRQARWTLMLFLSTAMYGAHAPFLALCHVDGRVPFRPSSAVLLTELTKLLLCAFCLLVGWQTWPQGTPPWRQAAPFALSALLYGANNNLVIYLQRYMDPSTYQVLSNLKIGSTALLYCLCLGHRLSARQGLALLLLMAAGAFYASGGFQKPVNDLPGPLSAAGTHPMPLHITPLGLLLLILYCFISGLSSVYTELIMKRQRLPLALQNLFLYTFGVILNLGLYAGSGPGPGFLEGFSGWAVLVVLNQAVNGLLMSAVMKHGSSITRLFIVSSSLVVNAVLSAVLLQLQLTAVFFLATLLIGLAVCLYYGSP; this is translated from the coding sequence ATGAGTGTAGAAGATGGGGGTATGCCAGGCCTAGCCCGTCCAAGACAGGCTCGCTGGACCCTGATGCTATTCCTGTCCACTGCCATGTATGGTGCCCATGCACCATTCTTAGCACTGTGCCATGTGGATGGCCGAGTGCCCTTCCGGCCCTCCTCAGCTGTGTTACTCACTGAGCTGACCAAACTATTGTTGTGCGCCTTCTGCCTACTGGTGGGTTGGCAAACGTGGCCCCAGGGCACACCACCCTGGCGCCAGGCTGCACCATTTGCACTATCAGCCCTGCTCTATGGCGCCAACAACAACCTGGTGATCTATCTGCAGCGTTACATGGACCCCAGCACCTATCAGGTGCTGAGCAATCTCAAGATTGGAAGCACAGCTCTGTTGTACTGTCTCTGCCTTGGGCATCGCCTCTCTGCACGTCAGGGGTTGGCACTGCTGCTGCTGATGGCTGCAGGAGCCTTCTATGCATCAGGTGGCTTTCAGAAACCTGTGAACGACCTTCCTGGGCCCCTGTCAGCAGCCGGAACCCATCCCATGCCCTTGCATATCACTCCTCTGGGACTTCTGCTCCTCATCTTATATTGCTTCATCTCTGGCTTGTCATCGGTGTACACTGAGCTAATCATGAAACGACAGCGGCTGCCCTTGGCTCTCCAGAACCTCTTCCTCTACACTTTTGGGGTGATCCTGAACCTCGGATTGTATGCTGGCAGTGGTCCAGGCCCAGGCTTCCTGGAGGGTTTCTCTGGATGGGCAGTGCTTGTGGTGCTGAACCAGGCAGTAAATGGACTGCTCATGTCAGCTGTCATGAAGCATGGCAGCAGCATCACACGCCTCTTCATCGTGTCCTCCTCCTTGGTGGTCAATGCTGTGCTTTCAGCAGTGCTGCTGCAGCTCCAGCTTACAGCCGTCTTCTTCCTGGCCACACTGCTCATTGGCCTGGCTGTGTGCTTGTACTATGGTAGCCCCTAA
- the Sra1 gene encoding steroid receptor RNA activator 1 isoform X1 — translation MTRCPAGGAEVEMAELYVKPGNKERGWNDPPQFSYGLQTQTGGPKRTPLTKRVAAPQDGSPRAPTSETSGPPSVGHPPPSSKASRPPPMGTCPATGVEPPSSPVPESEALMEDVLRPLEQALEDCRGHTKKQVYDDISRRLALLQEQWAGGKLSIPVKKRMALLVQELLHHHWDAADDIHRSLMVDHVTEVSQWMVGVKRLIAEKRSLSSEEAKEEKSTVTPENQTVLGFHSLHNPGVSLDSLK, via the exons ATGACGCGCTGCCCCGCTGGCGGTGCGGAAGTGGAGATGGCGGAGCTCTATGTGAAGCCGG GCAACAAAGAACGCGGCTGGAACGACCCTCCGCAGTTCTCTTATGGGCTGCAGACTCAGACTGGTGGACCCAAACGCACACCCCTTACTAAGAGGGTCGCGGCCCCGCAGGATGGATCCCCTAGAG CCCCAACTTCAGAAACTTCTGGACCACCTTCAGTGGGTCATCCACCTCCTTCAAGTAAGGCTTCCAGGCCTCCACCTATGGGAACTTGTCCTGCTACTGGTGTGGAGCCCCCAAGTTCCCCAGTCCCTGAGTCTGAGGCTCTGATGGAAGATGTGCTGAGACCTCTGGAACAGGCATTGGAGGATTGCCGTGGCCACACAAAG AAACAGGTATATGATGATATCAGCCGCCGCTTGGCACTGCTTCAGGAACAGTGGGCTGGAGGGAAGCTGTCAATACCTGTAAAGAAGAGGATGGCGCTACTAGTGCAAG AACTTTTACACCACCACTGGGATGCAGCAGATGACATTCACCGCTCACTTATGGTTGACCATGTTACTGAGGTCAGTCAGTGGATGGTGGGAGTTAAAAGATTAATTGCAGAAAAGAGGAGTCTGTCTTCAGAGGAGGCCAAAGAAGAGAAATCTACAGTGACACCTGAGAACCAGACAGTACTGGGCTTCCATAGTCTTCATAATCCTGGGGTCTCCCTGGACTCACTCAAATGA
- the Apbb3 gene encoding amyloid-beta A4 precursor protein-binding family B member 3 isoform X3 codes for MLGKDYMLAIILVNCDDDLWGDQNLEGETGLPPGWRKIRDAAGTYYWHVPSGSTQWQRPTWELGGAEDPGTGTEGIWELRPPKGRSFSSLDSSLNRSNSLTWYGDDSYVRSLEPGAKCFAVRSLGWVEVPEEDLAPGKSSIAVNNCIQQLAQTRNQSQPHDGAWGEGQNMLMILKKDAMSLVNPLDHSLIHCQPLVHIRVWGVGSSKGRDRDFAFVAGDKDSCMLKCHVFRCDVPAKAIASALQGLCAQILSERTGVSGEAACCSPDPISPEDFPRQVELLDAVRQAAQKYEALYMGILPVNKAMGMDVLNEAIGTLTARGDQKTWVPAMLSVSDSLMTAHPIQAEASAEEEPLWQCPVRLVTFIGVGRDPHTFGLIADLGCQTFQCAAFWCQPHAGGLSEAVQAACMVQYQKCLVASAARGKTWGAQARARLRLKRTSSMDSPGGPLPPPLLKGGIGGAGAAPRKRGVFSFLDAFRLKPSLLHMS; via the exons ATGTTGGGCAAGGATTATATGCTGGCCATCATTCTGGTCAACTGTGATG ATGACTTGTGGGGGGACCAAAATCTGGAGGGGGAGACAGGATTACCTCCTGGCTGGAGAAAGATCCGTGATGCTGCAGGCACTTATTATTGGCATGTACCCAGCGGTAGCACTCAGTGGCAGCGCCCAACCTGGGAACTAGGAGGTGCAGAGGATCCTGGAACG GGGACGGAAGGGATTTGGGAACTGCGACCTCCCAAGGGGAGATCCTTCTCCAGCCTGGACAGTTCATTGAACCGGAG TAACTCTCTAACATGGTATGGAGATGATTCCTATGTCCGGAGCCTGGAGCCAGGAGCTAAG TGCTTTGCAGTCCGCTCTCTGGGCTGGGTGGAAGTACCTGAGGAGGACCTGGCACCAGGGAAGAGCAGTATTGCTGTCAATAACTGTATCCAGCAGCTGGCCCAGACTCGCAACCAGAGCCAGCCCCATGATGGTGCTTGGGGTGAG GGCCAGAACATGTTGATGATCCTTAAGAAAGATGCTATGAGCCTGGTGAATCCCCTGGACCACAGTCTGATCCATTGTCAACCTCTGGTTCACATCCGTGTCTGGGGTGTGGGCAGCTCCAAGGGCCG TGACAG GGACTTTGCCTTTGTTGCGGGTGACAAAGACAGCTGTATGCTCAAGTGCCATGTGTTTCGCTGTGATGTACCTGCAAAGGCCATTGCAAGTGCCCTACAGGGGCTCTGTGCACAG ATCTTGTCTGAGAGGACAGGAGTCAGTGGAGAAGCTGCTTGCTGTTCCCCAGATCCTATTTCCCCTGAAGACTTCCCGAGGCAAG TGGAGTTGCTGGATGCAGTGAGACAGGCTGCTCAGAAGTATGAGGCACTGTACATGGGAATCCTGCCAGTCAACAAAGCCATGG GTATGGATGTGCTGAATGAGGCCATTGGTACCCTCACTGCCCGGGGGGACCAGAAAACCTGGGTCCCTGCTATGCTCAGTGTGTCTGACTCTCTGATGACTGCACATCCCATTCAG GCAGAGGCTAGTGCAGAGGAAGAGCCACTGTGGCAGTGCCCTGTGCGCCTTGTAACCTTTATTGGTGTTGGCCGTGATCCACATACCTTTGGCCTCATCGCTGACCTTGGTTGTCAGACCTTCCAGTGTGCAGCCTTCTGGTGCCAGCCTCATGCTGGTGGACTCTCTGAAGCTGTGCAAGCTGCCTGTATG GTTCAGTACCAGAAGTGTCTGGTGGCCTCAGCAGCTCGGGGTAAGACCTGGGGTGCCCAGGCCCGTGCCCGACTTCGGCTCAAGCGGACCAGCTCCATGGACTCCCCTGGTGGCCCTCTGCCTCCCCCGCTACTCAAAGGAGGGATTGGGGGTGCTGGAGCAGCTCCTCGAAAGAGGGGTGTCTTCTCATTTCTTGATGCCTTCAGGCTAAAACCTTCTCTTCTCCATATGTCCTAA
- the Sra1 gene encoding steroid receptor RNA activator 1 isoform X2: MTRCPAGGAEVEMAELYVKPGNKERGWNDPPQFSYGLQTQTGGPKRTPLTKRVAAPQDGSPRAPTSETSGPPSVGHPPPSSKASRPPPMGTCPATGVEPPSSPVPESEALMEDVLRPLEQALEDCRGHTKKQNFYTTTGMQQMTFTAHLWLTMLLRSVSGWWELKD; encoded by the exons ATGACGCGCTGCCCCGCTGGCGGTGCGGAAGTGGAGATGGCGGAGCTCTATGTGAAGCCGG GCAACAAAGAACGCGGCTGGAACGACCCTCCGCAGTTCTCTTATGGGCTGCAGACTCAGACTGGTGGACCCAAACGCACACCCCTTACTAAGAGGGTCGCGGCCCCGCAGGATGGATCCCCTAGAG CCCCAACTTCAGAAACTTCTGGACCACCTTCAGTGGGTCATCCACCTCCTTCAAGTAAGGCTTCCAGGCCTCCACCTATGGGAACTTGTCCTGCTACTGGTGTGGAGCCCCCAAGTTCCCCAGTCCCTGAGTCTGAGGCTCTGATGGAAGATGTGCTGAGACCTCTGGAACAGGCATTGGAGGATTGCCGTGGCCACACAAAG AAACAG AACTTTTACACCACCACTGGGATGCAGCAGATGACATTCACCGCTCACTTATGGTTGACCATGTTACTGAGGTCAGTCAGTGGATGGTGGGAGTTAAAAGATTAA
- the LOC100753856 gene encoding uncharacterized protein LOC100753856 — MLASVGQGYNTALLLQGRETEAPRFVPQVLQVLFEEALPLCGSGPVLCTLSLVQISPSGQTQDLLSPCLEDLPVLDVTPLGLVVKDAREVEVSDARAASELYLKAAGHEARDCPLLRVLAGEAAGEEEGSLPWIVSWLLEGNSYSSLLLRLDPQGSSPTLLQAALLGASGKRVQVKEVRPTLWNAVEEMRARRDTLKTLRSVLLGDILTDGGLSQFERALWELQVVKAWGPRSHAPNGVRAEAVQLPEPQVKGEPPSYSMQGRHFTHFSEAGRGGFLGSGLHQTHPLRHSEEQAHQAPDVALQFFLAQARRQRLREQYRIWIQEELKHVEHQEGGACKQSKGMLAEEACEEGETQWKERTVLKLQVEALQAERDMAEHDLVALYDLYVQATRARTCHLLQVFQAWQGLWEEKAMATEHHHRSLLAGVLQDTIDLALKTQELQSRNQQLEQSADCAGVLPGEEPDQGRYGATFRCPHS, encoded by the exons atgctggcctctgtgGGACAAGGGTACAATACAGCTCTGCTGCTCCAGGGCCGGGAAACAGAGGCACCCCGGTTTGTGCCTCAG GTCCTGCAGGTACTGTTTGAGGAGgctctgcctctctgtggctctggtcCTGTGCTTTGTACTCTCAGTCTGGTGCAG ATTAGCCCAAGTGGGCAGACTCAGGACCTGCTCTCACCATGTCTGGAGGACCTGCCAGTACTGGATGTGACCCCTCTGGGCTT GGTGGTGAAAGATGCCCGTGAAGTGGAGGTGTCTGACGCCCGAGCTGCCTCTGAGTTGTACCTGAAGGCTGCTGGGCATGAAGCCAG AGACTGCCCCCTGCTTCGAGTGCTGGCTGGTGAGgctgctggggaggaggagggctcTCTGCCCTGGATTGTCTCCTGGCTCCTGGAGGGAAACAGCTATAGTAGCTTACTTCTTCGTCTGGACCCACAAG GTAGCTCCCCGACTTTGCTCCAGGCCGCTCTGTTGGGGGCCTCAGGAAAGAGGGTGCAGGTGAAAGAGGTGAGGCCCACCTTGTGGAATGCAGTAGAGGAGATGAGGGCCCGCAGGGACACTCTGAAGACACTTCGTTCAGTCCTTCTTGGAGACATTTTGACAGATGGTGGGTTGAGCCAATTTGAAAGGGCACTCTGGGAGCTACAG GTGGTAAAAGCCTGGGGACCAAGAAGCCATGCACCCAACGGGGTTAGAGCTGAAGCTGTGCAGCTCCCAGAGCCACAG GTGAAAGGTGAGCCACCGAGCTACAGTATGCAGGGAAGACATTTCACTCACTTTTCAG aggcaggaagaggaggatTTTTAGGGTCTGGGCTCCACCAAACACATCCTCTCAGGCACTCTGAGGAACAG GCCCATCAGGCCCCAGATGTGGCCCTGCAGTTCTTTCTGGCCCAGGCACGGAGGCAGAGACTTCGAGAGCAATACCGGATTTGGATCCAGGAAGAGCTGAAACACGTGGAACATCAGGAGGGAGGAGCCTGTAAACAGAGCAAAGGAATGTTGGCAGaagag GCTTGTGAGGAGGGAGAGACACAGTGGAAGGAGCGGACAGTGCTGAAACTTCAAGTGGAAGCCCTGCAGGCAGAACGGGACATGGCAGAGCATGATCTGGTGGCCCTCTATGACTTGTATGTACAGGCCACCAGAGCTCGGACATGCCACTTGCTGCAG GTTTTCCAAGCCTGGCAGGGGCTGTGGGAGGAGAAGGCCATGGCCACAGAACACCATCACCGCAGTCTGCTGGCTGGAGTCCTCCAAGACACCATTGATCTGGCCTTGAAGACCCAGGAGCTCCAGTCCAGGAACCAGCAGCTTGAGCAGAGTGCCGATTGTGCTGGAGTTCTGCCTGGAGAGGAACCTGACCAGGGACGCTATGGGGCTACTTTCCGTTGTCCTCATTCATGA